In the genome of Chthoniobacterales bacterium, the window CGACGTCCCATCCGCTGCCCAATCGCGCACTTGCGGCGACCGTCACCGCGTCGTCCGTCCGCCCCGAGTTCAAGGTCCCCGTGAAGAAGGATCCCTCGCTCGACCGCACGGAGTCCTTCGTGCCGGGGTTCGCGACCGACGGCAGCAACGGGAGCCGCTGGATGGCCGCGCCCGAGGATAAGACGCCCTGGCTCCAGGTCGATCTCGGCGCACCTCGCGACATCCTCGGCACCGAGGCGTATTTCGTGCAGCCCACGCACGGCCACGCCTTCAAGATCGAGTCCTCGCTCGATGGCAAGACCTGGCAGCCCTACGTCGAGCACGCCGACGTCCGCATCCAATCACCGCATCAGGACAAGAAGCCGACTCGCGCCCGCTATCTACGCCTGACGATCCTCCAAGGCACTCCCGGCCTCTGGGAGTTCCGCGTGTATTAACACCTCGCCGATCACCACGACCGCCACCTTCTGATTCTTAGCCATAACCCTGACACTGCCATGAAACGCAAATCCTCCTCTTTACTCAGGCTTCCCGTCCTCGCCGCGTTGCCTTTCCTCGCTGCCGTTGCGCACGCCCAGCACGGGCAATCCACCTACGTCGTGCCGGAAGGCATGGTGCCGGGCGGACAGTATATCGATCGCTTTCTGCCCATGAAGCCCAACGGGCCGCTGCGTTCCGACGTGTGGGGCGTGGATGCGGTCAAGCCGCGCGACGTGGCCAATGGGGTGGAGGACGCCAAGTTCTCGTATTGGTGCACCTCGGTGGTGAAAGATCCCGCCGGGAAATATCACAATTTCGTCGTGCGCTGGCCGGAAAACTCGCGGAAGGGGCATGCCGAATGGCCCAACTCCGATCTCGTCCGCGCGATCGGCGACAGCCCGACCGGCCCCTTCAAAATTGTGCAGGAGATTGGCAAGGGCCACAACGTCACCGCCTATCAAGCCAAGGACGGCACCTGGATCCTCTACATCATTGGCGGTTGCTATCGGGGTCCGTCGTTGGAAGGTCCGTGGACGCGCGGCAAGCTGGAGTTCGACACCCGTGGGCGGGCCCCAGTGGACATGACCAACGGCACTTTCGCGCAACGCAGCGACGGAAGTTATCTGATGGTCAACCGCAGCGGTGAGGTATGGATCAGCAAGGACGGCAACAAAGATCCCTACCGCCGCGTCTCGAACCGCTCCGCTTATCCGCCGGTGAGCAAGGCCCGCTTCGAGGACCCGGTCGTCTGGAAGGACGACGTCCAATACAACCTCATCGTCAACGACTGGTTCGGCCGCGCCGCCTACTATCTCCGCTCCCGCGACGGCCTGCGCTGGGACTGGGACCAGGGCCTCGCCTACGGCCCCGGCATTTTCCGCCACGAGGACGGCAGGATCGAGGACTGGCACAAGATCGAGCGCCCGCGTGTGATCCAGGATGAGCGCGGCCGCCCCACCCACATGCTTTTCGCCGTCATCGACGACGCCAAGGAGTTGGACAAACCCAACGATAACCACAGCTCCAAGGCGATCGCCGTGGGCGTCACGCCGCCGCGCACCGTCCTCGTTCGCAAACAAGGCGACCGCTTCTTCATCGCCCTCGAGGCGGAGAAAGGCTTCGACCCCGTGAAAGATGTCGATCCCGCGACCCTGCGATTCGGCGCTCCGTCCCGCGTGGACTTCGGCAAGACCTCCGCCCCGCTGTCCACGAAGGTCGTCGGCAACCGCCTGGTCGCCGAGTTTTCCGCGGCCGATTGCGGATTCCAGGCCTCCGACCGCACGGCCAAACTGCTCGCCCGCGACCGCAAGGGCGGGCTGGTCTTCGGTTATGCCGCCCTTCCCGACGAACCCGCCGAATACCCGATGCTTAGCGCCCACGGCTCGATCAAGGCCGGCCCGATCAAGAACGGGACGCGCGAGCTGACCGTGCAGGTCGAGAACTTCGGGTTGGCGAAGTCCGCCGCGACCCAGGTCAAACTCCAGCTCCGTCCGAAGGGGCGCGAGCCGCTCACCGTCGCCGCCCCGCTTCCGTCGCTGGCTCCCTATGCGTCAACGGACGTGAAATTCCGCGTCCCCGCCGAACTGACGCCCGTCGGCGAGACCCCGCCGGTCGAGATCGTGATCGAGAGCGAAGCGGAAGCGACTCCCCTGAAGGTCGCGCTGCCCAAACTATCCTGACCACTCCCGCAGTCCGCATTTCGAGCGCAGCAACCGGTTTGCCACTTGCTCCGCTCGAAATCCCCTTCGGCGTTCGCTGGAGCGAGTGGACCGCCGACCACGGGGTCGGGCGGCCCGCAGCCGAACGCGAACCGGCCCGACGGAAGACCGCTGCGCCGACCGCACGCTCGACTTGAAACTTTCTCCGGGCCAGTCGTTCTTGATTCCAGCCTGATGAGGGCTCACCTTCACGGGCCTACGCAGGGTTCCGATGCGGCGTAGCCCCCGAACGTTTTCCTCCAATTCCCACTCCCATGAAATTCTCGCTTCGATTTCTCACCCCGCTCTTGATGGCGACCACGTTGCTCAACGCTGCGGATTCTCCGACGCCCGATTCGATGTCCGGCCGCGCGCCGCATTTGGCGAATCCCATCCTGCCGGGCTATTACGCCGATCCCTCGATCGTGCAGGACGGCGGCAAGACCTACATCTACGCCACGCTCGATCCGTGGGGGGACAAGACGCTCGGCTGCTGGGTGTCGTCGGACTTCAAGAACTGGACCTACCACGTCTTGAACTGGCCGACGAAGGCCGAGTGCACGAGCCCGACCTCGAGAGTCGCAGCCGTCTGGGCGCCCTCCGTGCTTAAGGGCAAGGACGGCAAATACCACATGGTCGTCTCCGTCGGGAACGAGATGTGGGCCGGCGTGGCCGACCACCCGCTCGGTCCCTGGCGCAACGCGCTCGGCGACCGCAAGCCCTTCGTTCCCTGGGATTACAAGGACGGCGTGTATCACATGATCGACGGCGAGCTCTTCCTCGACGACGACGGCCAGGCGTATCTCTACTGGGGCTCGGGCTTCGGGTGGAAAAACGGCAAATGCTGGCTTGTGAAGCTCACGCCCGACATGGCGCACTTCGACGGCGAGGTGATGGACATCACGCCGGCGAATTACTTCGAGGGACCGTTCATGGTGAAGCGCCACGGAAAATACTTCCTCATGTATTCCGCCGGCAAGACGGTCGAGGACAACTACCGCGTCCACTACGCCGTGAGCGACTCGCCGCTCGGGCCGTTCGTCGAGGGGCCGGGCAGCCCGATCCTCGTCACGGACAAGAACGTGAACGTCATCAGCCCCGGCCACCACGCGGTTTTCCAGCGCGACGGCCGCGATTACATCCTCTACCATCGCCACAGCATTCCGTTTAACCGGAAGTTCATCGGCCGGCAGGTCTGCGTCGATCCCATCACGTTCACCGCCGACGGTCGCATCGAAAAAGTCGTCCCCACTCACCAGGGACCGCCGCTCGTCCAGGGGCGCGCAGAGTCGGAAGCGAAGCTGATGGCCCGCGCGAGCATCACCTCGTCCAGCGAGGCCAGTGAATTCACCAAGGCAGCCTGCGCACTGGACGACAATTACGCCACCCGCTGGGCGCCGGCGCTCGACGCAAAGGGAGCATGGCTCCAGATCGATCTCGGCTCGGTTCAAAAGATCGAGCGGCAGCTCATCCGGCCGGAATACGCGTGGAAGCCCTATCGATTCGCCATCGAGTCTTCGATGGACGGCAAGTCATGGAAAAAGGTCGAGGATCACACGCGGAAGGCGGTCTCCGGTTCCCCCTTGATCTCCAATCGGCCCATCACCGCCCGCTACCTGCGCCTCGTTTTTCCCGAGGACGTGAAAGGCTCCGACATCGGCGTCTTTGAATGGGCCGTTTTCTAACCGCGACTCCCTTTCCTACCCACCCGTCCATTTATGAAAAATACCCTCCCGATCGCATTTGCGCTGCTTGCAGGCGTTTACTGTGCTCACGCCCAGAACACGAAACCGGCAAAGACCTTCATCGATTACTTTTTGCCGACCCCCATCGTCGGCGCGCTTTCGAAGGACGTCTGGGGCGCGGCCACCGTTGGCCTCCGCGATCCGAAAAACGGCCTCGAAGACGTGACGATGACGCAGTGGAACTACTGGGACGGCAAGATCCTGAAAGGCCCGGATGGAAAGTATCACCTCTTTGGCAGCCGCTGGGAGCAGGGCAAGGGACATAAGGGCTGGTGGGAGTCGAAGGCCATCCATGCCGTCAGCGACCACCTTCTCGGGCCGTATGTGGACAAGGGGCTCTGCTGGCCGGGCAACGAAGGCGGCAAGGGCCACAACGTTACCGCGCTTCAACTTCCCGACGGTCGCTACGCGATCGTGATCAGCGAAACCCGCCCGGGCATGGTTTTCGTTTCCAAATCACTCGATGGTCCGTGGGAGCCGCTCGGCAAGATCACCGTGAAGGACAATCCGAAATGGCGCGCTTCGAACGAGATCATCCTCGCCCGTCCGGACGGCCGTTTCGAGATGTTCGGCCGCGCCGGTGTCGTCATGATCAGCAACAAGGGCATCCTCGGACCTTATGTTCCGCAGGGGCCGAAGATCTACCCGGGCATCAAGGATTTTCCGCAGCACGAACTCGGGCGTCTCGAAGACCCGACGCTTTGGTATAGCGGCGGCCTTTACCACATCACCGTCAACAACTGGAGTGACAAGAAGGCCTACCACATCACCTCGAAGGACGGCATAAAGAATTGGACCTATCGCGGCGTCGCTTACGAGCCGGGCAAGGACTTCATCCGTTACACGGACGGCA includes:
- a CDS encoding discoidin domain-containing protein — its product is TSHPLPNRALAATVTASSVRPEFKVPVKKDPSLDRTESFVPGFATDGSNGSRWMAAPEDKTPWLQVDLGAPRDILGTEAYFVQPTHGHAFKIESSLDGKTWQPYVEHADVRIQSPHQDKKPTRARYLRLTILQGTPGLWEFRVY
- a CDS encoding family 43 glycosylhydrolase, translated to MKFSLRFLTPLLMATTLLNAADSPTPDSMSGRAPHLANPILPGYYADPSIVQDGGKTYIYATLDPWGDKTLGCWVSSDFKNWTYHVLNWPTKAECTSPTSRVAAVWAPSVLKGKDGKYHMVVSVGNEMWAGVADHPLGPWRNALGDRKPFVPWDYKDGVYHMIDGELFLDDDGQAYLYWGSGFGWKNGKCWLVKLTPDMAHFDGEVMDITPANYFEGPFMVKRHGKYFLMYSAGKTVEDNYRVHYAVSDSPLGPFVEGPGSPILVTDKNVNVISPGHHAVFQRDGRDYILYHRHSIPFNRKFIGRQVCVDPITFTADGRIEKVVPTHQGPPLVQGRAESEAKLMARASITSSSEASEFTKAACALDDNYATRWAPALDAKGAWLQIDLGSVQKIERQLIRPEYAWKPYRFAIESSMDGKSWKKVEDHTRKAVSGSPLISNRPITARYLRLVFPEDVKGSDIGVFEWAVF
- a CDS encoding glycoside hydrolase family protein; amino-acid sequence: MKNTLPIAFALLAGVYCAHAQNTKPAKTFIDYFLPTPIVGALSKDVWGAATVGLRDPKNGLEDVTMTQWNYWDGKILKGPDGKYHLFGSRWEQGKGHKGWWESKAIHAVSDHLLGPYVDKGLCWPGNEGGKGHNVTALQLPDGRYAIVISETRPGMVFVSKSLDGPWEPLGKITVKDNPKWRASNEIILARPDGRFEMFGRAGVVMISNKGILGPYVPQGPKIYPGIKDFPQHELGRLEDPTLWYSGGLYHITVNNWSDKKAYHITSKDGIKNWTYRGVAYEPGKDFIRYTDGTVNHWTKLERPSIYIENGHVTAVTLAVVDVEKENQNGNDGHGSKIVVIPFDGAAMDRDLQQGGR